From candidate division TA06 bacterium:
GAGCGGGAGATCCGCGATCTTTTGGGCGTGCAGTTCGAGGGCCATCCCGATCCCCGGCGCCTGGTGCTGGCCGACGACTGGCCGAACGGGGTATACCCGCTACGCCGGGACTTTGACTACAGCCAGAAGCCGCCCTCCAAGACGGAGAACGTCTATCCCTTCAAGGACAATCCGCCAAACACCACGGTGGTGGCCATGGGGCCGTATTTTCCGGTGTTCGAAGAAGCCACCTACTTCCGCCTTTACGTGGAGGGCGAGAAAGTGGTGGATGTGGACTACCGCGGCTTTTACGCCCACCGGGGGATAGAAAAATTAGGCGACGCCTCGCTGACCTATAACCAGATACCATTCATTGCCGAGCGGATCTGCGGCATCTGCGGCTTCGTGCACAATGTCTCCTTCTGCAAATTAGTGGAGCACGCGGCCGGGATCAAGGTCCCGCGCCGGGCCGACTATATAAGGACCATCATGCTGGAGCTGGAGCGGATCCATTCCCATGCCCTGTGGCTGGGGGTGGCCGGGCACATCATCGCCTTCGACACCGTGCTGATGCAGACCTGGCGGATGCGGGAGCCCATCATGTGGCTGTGCGAAAAGCTGACCGGAAACCGCAAGACCTACGGCATGAACCTGATCGGCGGGGTGCGCCGGGACATCACCCGGGCCATGGCGCCCGAGGTCCGCAAAAAGATAGACGCCATGGAAAAGGAATGGCTGGCGGTGCTGGACGCGGTCAAGAACGACACCACTTTAAGGATGAGGCTGGAAAAAGTCGGAATACTAAACAAGGACGGCTGCTAC
This genomic window contains:
- a CDS encoding NADH-quinone oxidoreductase subunit C; protein product: EREIRDLLGVQFEGHPDPRRLVLADDWPNGVYPLRRDFDYSQKPPSKTENVYPFKDNPPNTTVVAMGPYFPVFEEATYFRLYVEGEKVVDVDYRGFYAHRGIEKLGDASLTYNQIPFIAERICGICGFVHNVSFCKLVEHAAGIKVPRRADYIRTIMLELERIHSHALWLGVAGHIIAFDTVLMQTWRMREPIMWLCEKLTGNRKTYGMNLIGGVRRDITRAMAPEVRKKIDAMEKEWLAVLDAVKNDTTLRMRLEKVGILNKDGCYEWAAVGPTARAAGIDMDSRKDHPYCAYDAVDFTGRWSGSWRPLNRSRSSASA